A region of Lacinutrix sp. Hel_I_90 DNA encodes the following proteins:
- a CDS encoding ABC transporter ATP-binding protein: MLKVKNLSFSYQKTPVLKNLSFQAEPGESIAIIGESGSGKSTLLKVLRGEYDLDHGQIFWKTEAILGPKYNLVIGNDFMKYVAQEFELMPFISVAENIGKHLSNFYKEEKQQRVDELLDVVELKAFANTKVKRLSGGQKQRVALARALANAPEILLLDEPFSHIDNFKKQSLRRNVFSYLKEKNITCIVATHDKDDVLGFADRMFVLNNNKIEANETPEHLYKNPKTPLIAAFFGEFNVINGTIVYAHQLKMITHSPLKVTVKQSYFKGAYYLIEADLDGETVFFESKKDLKINSSLYLEIIK; encoded by the coding sequence ATGTTAAAAGTAAAAAACCTCTCTTTTTCTTATCAAAAAACACCGGTTTTAAAAAACCTTTCTTTTCAAGCTGAACCAGGGGAGTCTATCGCTATCATTGGCGAAAGTGGCTCTGGAAAAAGCACCTTATTAAAAGTGTTACGTGGTGAATACGATTTAGATCACGGACAAATATTTTGGAAAACTGAAGCCATTCTAGGACCTAAATATAATCTAGTTATTGGTAACGATTTCATGAAATACGTCGCCCAAGAATTTGAACTCATGCCTTTTATTTCTGTAGCAGAAAACATAGGAAAACACCTGTCTAACTTTTATAAAGAGGAGAAGCAACAACGTGTTGACGAATTACTTGATGTTGTAGAATTAAAAGCTTTTGCAAATACTAAAGTAAAACGCTTAAGTGGCGGACAAAAACAGCGGGTCGCTTTGGCGAGAGCGTTAGCTAATGCGCCCGAGATTCTATTATTAGATGAGCCATTTAGCCATATTGATAATTTTAAAAAACAATCGTTACGTCGGAATGTTTTTAGCTATCTAAAAGAAAAAAACATCACCTGTATTGTAGCGACTCATGATAAAGACGATGTTTTGGGTTTTGCAGACCGGATGTTTGTTTTAAATAATAATAAAATTGAAGCAAACGAGACTCCTGAACATTTATATAAAAATCCTAAAACACCATTAATCGCAGCCTTCTTTGGGGAGTTTAATGTTATAAATGGCACTATTGTCTATGCCCACCAGCTAAAAATGATAACGCATTCTCCTTTAAAAGTAACAGTAAAACAAAGCTATTTTAAAGGTGCTTATTATTTAATTGAAGCAGATTTGGATGGTGAAACCGTGTTTTTTGAGAGTAAAAAAGATCTAAAAATCAATTCTTCCCTTTATTTAGAAATCATAAAATAG
- a CDS encoding 4'-phosphopantetheinyl transferase superfamily protein, whose protein sequence is MIGNDIIDLKQAAKDSPDSYRDGKRYQRFLDKVFTKKEQQLISNSKDQYQVVWLLWSMKEAAYKVNVQQFGKRFFNPKRLECELFYNNKGQVTIDGNLYFTLSMATEEFIHSIATLEPEHYFKSAWFKVESLDYKTQSKTLKKKLLESLNIDFLELRKDSLGVPILFLESQELDISISFSHHGSFSSYSIL, encoded by the coding sequence ATGATTGGCAATGACATTATTGATTTAAAACAAGCGGCTAAAGATTCTCCCGATAGCTATCGAGATGGTAAAAGATACCAGCGTTTTTTAGACAAAGTATTTACTAAAAAAGAACAACAACTTATTTCTAATTCTAAAGACCAATACCAAGTGGTTTGGTTGCTTTGGAGTATGAAAGAAGCGGCTTATAAAGTGAATGTACAGCAGTTTGGGAAACGGTTTTTTAATCCGAAACGGTTGGAGTGTGAGTTGTTTTATAATAATAAAGGGCAAGTTACTATTGATGGAAACCTATATTTTACACTGTCAATGGCTACAGAGGAGTTTATTCATTCTATTGCGACTTTAGAACCTGAACATTATTTTAAAAGTGCATGGTTTAAAGTTGAAAGCTTAGATTATAAAACACAAAGCAAAACACTCAAAAAAAAATTGTTAGAGTCTTTAAATATTGATTTTTTGGAACTTAGAAAAGATAGTTTAGGAGTGCCAATATTATTTCTAGAGTCACAAGAATTAGATATATCTATTTCTTTCTCACATCATGGGAGTTTTAGTTCTTACTCTATTTTATGA
- a CDS encoding acyl carrier protein yields the protein MTKDTLIAKLKTIVQPYIQDEDAFKNLNENTDFINDLKINSANLVDVILDVEDEFDIRIENDDMEKMISVKAAMDLVNEKLAAK from the coding sequence ATGACCAAAGACACACTAATCGCCAAATTAAAAACCATCGTCCAACCTTATATTCAAGACGAAGACGCCTTTAAAAATCTTAATGAAAACACAGATTTCATTAACGATTTAAAAATAAACTCTGCCAATTTAGTAGATGTAATCTTAGATGTCGAAGATGAATTTGACATTCGCATTGAAAATGACGATATGGAAAAAATGATCTCCGTAAAAGCAGCCATGGACCTTGTAAATGAAAAGTTAGCTGCTAAATGA
- a CDS encoding GIY-YIG nuclease family protein, with product MKFYYVYILSCADKTYYTGMTNDLERRLMQHKSGHKKESYTASRLPVKLLWYLPCENPKEAIKIEKQIKGWSQRKKKALIDENWQDLIEFSKNYTQNNNRI from the coding sequence ATGAAATTCTATTACGTCTATATCCTTTCATGCGCAGATAAAACCTATTATACAGGAATGACGAACGATTTAGAAAGACGACTCATGCAACATAAATCTGGTCACAAAAAAGAATCGTATACAGCGTCTAGATTACCTGTTAAGCTACTTTGGTATTTACCCTGTGAAAACCCAAAAGAAGCTATTAAAATTGAAAAGCAAATAAAAGGATGGTCTCAAAGGAAGAAAAAAGCATTGATTGATGAAAATTGGCAAGATTTGATTGAATTCTCAAAAAACTATACTCAAAATAATAACCGTATTTAG
- a CDS encoding beta-ketoacyl synthase, protein MNKKRVVITGLGVVAPNGVGLHAFTEAIKNGASGITFHQQLADLNFSCCIGGIPQISEEKKLEYLTPLQLRGFNSSGILYGCMAGMDAWRDAGFEVDSDSTLDFDSGTVFGTGTSGVEKFREAIYKLDDKQVKRLGSTVVVQTMASGISAFLGGILGLGNQVTTNSSACTTGTEAILMGYERIKNGQAKRMLVGSCSDDGPYIWGGFDAMRVMTYKHNESPEQGSRPMSATASGFVPGSGAGALVLESLESALARKANIYAEVLGGNINSGGQRNGGTMTAPNAEAVQRCIKDALKDSKISAEAIDTINGHLTATSKDSLEIENWTKALNRKGNGFPYINSLKSMVGHCLAAAGSIESVATVLQIKEQFVFPNSNCDDVHPEILALISEEKIVKKMLKTELNIAAKASFGFGDVNACVIFKKYN, encoded by the coding sequence ATGAATAAAAAAAGAGTCGTGATTACAGGTTTAGGAGTCGTTGCACCAAATGGTGTAGGTCTCCATGCATTTACGGAAGCCATAAAAAACGGAGCCTCCGGAATTACGTTTCATCAACAGTTAGCCGACTTAAATTTCTCCTGCTGCATTGGCGGGATTCCACAAATTTCCGAAGAAAAAAAATTAGAGTATCTCACACCTTTACAACTGCGCGGATTCAATAGTTCTGGAATACTCTATGGTTGCATGGCTGGAATGGATGCCTGGAGAGATGCTGGATTTGAGGTGGATTCTGATAGTACATTAGATTTTGATAGCGGCACCGTTTTTGGAACAGGAACTTCTGGTGTAGAAAAATTTAGAGAAGCCATTTATAAGTTGGACGACAAACAAGTTAAACGCTTAGGAAGCACAGTCGTTGTGCAAACCATGGCAAGTGGAATTAGTGCGTTTTTAGGCGGTATTTTAGGCTTAGGGAATCAAGTGACCACGAATTCTTCGGCGTGTACCACAGGAACTGAAGCGATTTTAATGGGTTACGAACGCATCAAAAACGGACAAGCAAAACGCATGCTCGTTGGTAGTTGTAGTGATGACGGCCCTTATATTTGGGGCGGCTTTGATGCCATGCGTGTTATGACCTATAAACATAACGAATCCCCAGAACAAGGCTCACGACCAATGAGTGCCACTGCCTCTGGTTTTGTGCCAGGAAGTGGTGCTGGTGCTTTAGTTTTAGAAAGCTTAGAAAGTGCTTTAGCGCGAAAAGCGAACATTTATGCTGAGGTTTTAGGTGGTAACATCAATTCTGGTGGACAACGAAACGGAGGCACCATGACAGCCCCCAATGCTGAAGCTGTACAGCGTTGCATAAAAGATGCTCTAAAAGATTCAAAAATTTCTGCGGAAGCTATTGATACGATTAACGGTCATCTAACGGCAACTTCAAAAGATAGCTTAGAGATTGAAAACTGGACCAAAGCGTTAAACCGAAAAGGCAATGGTTTCCCTTATATTAATTCCTTAAAATCGATGGTTGGACATTGTTTAGCTGCAGCTGGAAGTATAGAAAGTGTGGCTACAGTATTGCAAATTAAAGAACAGTTTGTCTTTCCAAATAGTAATTGTGACGATGTACATCCCGAGATTTTAGCACTTATTTCTGAAGAAAAAATAGTAAAAAAAATGTTGAAAACAGAACTTAATATTGCGGCGAAAGCGAGCTTTGGTTTTGGCGATGTCAATGCTTGTGTTATCTTTAAGAAGTATAATTAA
- a CDS encoding 3-hydroxyacyl-ACP dehydratase FabZ family protein: protein MTSNQIIKLLPYKHPFLFVDELTEIYSEGITGHYHFRTDEYFYQGHFKKTAVTPGVILTECMAQIGLVCLGIYMLKAELSEEKQLQIALTSSQVDFFIPVYPDDIVTVISEKEVFRFNKLKCKVKMLNEKGELVCRGQISGMIKT, encoded by the coding sequence ATGACATCAAATCAAATCATTAAACTGTTACCATACAAACATCCGTTTCTGTTTGTAGATGAATTAACTGAAATTTATTCGGAAGGTATTACAGGCCATTACCATTTCAGAACAGACGAATACTTTTACCAAGGGCATTTCAAAAAGACCGCAGTCACTCCAGGAGTGATTCTAACAGAATGTATGGCGCAAATCGGTCTTGTGTGTTTAGGTATTTATATGCTCAAAGCAGAATTGTCAGAAGAAAAACAGCTTCAAATAGCTTTAACGTCGAGTCAAGTTGATTTTTTTATTCCAGTGTATCCAGATGACATAGTGACTGTGATTTCAGAAAAAGAGGTGTTTCGGTTTAATAAATTGAAGTGTAAAGTAAAGATGTTAAATGAAAAAGGAGAGTTGGTGTGTCGTGGCCAAATTTCAGGGATGATAAAAACGTAA
- a CDS encoding SDR family NAD(P)-dependent oxidoreductase encodes MKDFQNKNYWALILGGSSGLGLATAKKLAKHGMNICIIHRNSRAQEETINSEFETIKSEGIQFKSYNVDAFKEEKRNAIISELKVLLGVEGKIRTLVHSVAKGNLKPMLDDEKPTLKNDDFNLTINAMAISLYDWTKAVFDEQLFEEDSRIISFTSEGNTKAWKNYAAVSAAKVTLEAITRNIALEFAPFGIRANCIQAGVTDTASLRMIPGSEKIKEHSLMRNPFKRLTLPEDVANAVYLLCKDEAGWINGCVIPVDGGEHIS; translated from the coding sequence ATGAAAGACTTTCAAAATAAAAATTATTGGGCACTCATTTTAGGAGGCTCAAGTGGATTGGGCCTGGCAACAGCAAAAAAGTTAGCCAAACACGGGATGAATATCTGTATTATTCACCGAAACTCAAGAGCTCAGGAAGAAACCATTAACTCAGAATTTGAAACGATTAAATCGGAAGGCATTCAGTTTAAATCTTACAATGTGGATGCCTTTAAAGAAGAAAAACGAAACGCGATTATTTCAGAATTAAAAGTTCTTTTAGGCGTTGAAGGAAAAATAAGAACCTTAGTGCATAGTGTGGCTAAAGGAAACTTGAAACCCATGCTTGATGATGAAAAACCAACCCTAAAAAACGATGATTTCAATTTAACAATAAATGCGATGGCCATTAGTTTATACGATTGGACTAAAGCTGTTTTTGACGAACAGTTATTTGAAGAAGATTCGAGAATTATCAGTTTTACAAGTGAAGGCAATACTAAAGCCTGGAAAAACTACGCAGCAGTATCTGCCGCAAAAGTAACTTTAGAAGCCATTACCAGAAATATTGCTTTGGAGTTCGCGCCTTTTGGAATTCGTGCCAATTGTATTCAAGCTGGAGTGACAGATACTGCTTCATTACGCATGATTCCAGGGAGTGAAAAAATTAAAGAACATAGCTTAATGCGCAATCCGTTTAAACGATTAACACTGCCTGAAGATGTTGCTAATGCGGTTTACCTTTTGTGTAAAGATGAAGCGGGTTGGATTAACGGTTGTGTGATTCCTGTGGATGGTGGTGAGCATATTAGTTAA
- a CDS encoding type III polyketide synthase has protein sequence MSVKITAVAKQLPKYTRDTKDIIPYLNLWMTGQDERFQRKVIKLFENAGVDRRYSIMDAEEVFNKSSFEEKNAIYSREVVKLAEKSLVKALDKAKLKPTDIDYIITVSCTGIMIPSMDAYLINNLKMKQDIVRLPVTEMGCAAGVSGIIYANNFLKANPNKRAAVIAVESPTATFQLDDFSMVNIVSAAIFGDGAASVILSSYEDEEGPKIRDEGMYHFYDAETMMGFKLVNTGLQMILDKAVPETISEHFPKIVHPFLERNNMSIKDVDHLIFHPGGKKIVQTVEDLFGSLGKNIDDTKDVLKQYGNMSSATVLYVLERFMDKQLPKGDLGLMLSFGPGFSAQRILLEW, from the coding sequence ATGAGTGTAAAAATAACAGCAGTAGCAAAACAGTTACCTAAATATACCAGAGATACTAAGGACATTATCCCGTATTTAAACCTTTGGATGACTGGTCAAGACGAACGTTTTCAACGTAAAGTCATTAAACTTTTTGAAAATGCAGGGGTTGACAGACGGTATTCTATAATGGACGCTGAAGAAGTGTTTAACAAGTCCTCTTTTGAAGAAAAGAATGCTATTTACTCGCGAGAAGTTGTAAAATTAGCAGAAAAATCCTTGGTTAAGGCTTTAGATAAAGCTAAACTTAAACCAACAGACATCGATTATATCATCACGGTAAGTTGTACAGGCATTATGATTCCATCAATGGACGCTTATCTCATTAACAATCTAAAAATGAAACAAGATATTGTGCGATTGCCCGTAACAGAAATGGGTTGTGCCGCAGGTGTTTCAGGAATAATTTATGCGAATAATTTTTTAAAAGCGAACCCAAACAAACGCGCAGCAGTTATTGCGGTCGAGTCACCAACAGCAACGTTTCAGTTAGACGATTTTTCTATGGTGAATATTGTAAGTGCTGCTATTTTTGGTGATGGCGCAGCTAGTGTGATTTTGTCTTCTTACGAAGATGAAGAAGGCCCTAAAATTAGAGATGAAGGGATGTATCATTTTTATGATGCTGAAACCATGATGGGTTTCAAATTGGTAAATACAGGCTTACAAATGATTTTAGATAAAGCGGTACCCGAAACGATTTCAGAACATTTTCCTAAAATTGTACATCCTTTTTTAGAACGTAATAATATGAGCATTAAAGACGTGGACCACTTGATTTTTCATCCTGGTGGAAAGAAAATTGTACAAACCGTAGAAGACTTATTTGGGTCACTAGGCAAGAATATTGATGATACTAAAGATGTTCTTAAACAGTACGGGAATATGAGTAGTGCTACAGTACTATATGTGTTAGAACGCTTTATGGACAAACAATTGCCAAAAGGAGATCTAGGCTTGATGTTAAGTTTTGGCCCTGGATTTTCGGCACAACGAATATTGTTAGAATGGTAA
- a CDS encoding methyltransferase domain-containing protein: MSLLVSTKYRSEEEEIMDDLDYKGPILHDALDKLAQINRWLGGNKVTLNGLKKALQNHPKKEPITIVDLGCGGGDILRDLSRYGKQKGYEFKLIGIDANPNTVSYASQLSQNYDNIEFKVVDIFSDVFQTLKYDLVIATLFLHHFKENELVSFLKPVLEKAKLGVVVNDLHRTKLAYYLFKLLCTTIKNKTIVEDGLTSVLRGFKRQELNNISQELKAHYQIQWKWAFRFQWVLRQK; this comes from the coding sequence ATGAGTCTATTAGTGAGTACCAAATACAGGAGCGAGGAAGAAGAAATCATGGACGATTTGGACTATAAAGGCCCAATCCTGCATGATGCTTTAGATAAATTAGCGCAGATAAATCGATGGTTAGGTGGAAATAAAGTAACCCTTAACGGCCTAAAAAAAGCATTACAAAACCATCCTAAAAAAGAACCAATTACCATTGTCGATTTAGGTTGTGGCGGCGGAGATATTTTACGAGACCTGTCACGATATGGAAAGCAAAAGGGTTATGAGTTTAAATTAATAGGTATAGATGCCAACCCAAATACGGTAAGTTACGCAAGTCAATTATCGCAAAATTATGATAATATAGAATTTAAAGTTGTCGATATCTTTTCAGACGTATTTCAAACTTTGAAATATGATCTTGTTATAGCGACCTTGTTCTTACATCATTTTAAAGAAAATGAATTGGTGTCTTTTTTAAAGCCTGTTTTAGAAAAAGCGAAATTAGGTGTTGTAGTTAATGATTTACACAGAACCAAATTGGCGTATTACCTCTTTAAACTATTATGTACAACAATAAAAAACAAAACGATTGTTGAAGATGGGTTAACCTCTGTATTAAGAGGCTTTAAGCGACAAGAATTAAACAACATATCACAAGAATTAAAAGCGCATTATCAAATACAGTGGAAATGGGCTTTTCGTTTTCAATGGGTTTTGAGGCAAAAATAA
- a CDS encoding NAD(P)/FAD-dependent oxidoreductase: protein MKTNPSTFDIIIIGGGLAGLTSAIHLSKNNRSVLLIEKNDYPKHKVCGEYISNEVLPYLEALDIDVFKLNAEKINRFELSTPKNRVIKSNLPLGGFGISRFCLDYALAKKAIQNKARIIQDTVTDIQFANDSFSVKTKQATYLSKIVIGAYGKRANLDVQLERDFIKNKSPFLAVKTHVKGEFPEDLVALHNFEGGYCGVSKVENDTINLCYITDFEAFKKYKDIAEFQQKVIYKNTALKTIFENSKPLFDVPLTISQISFETKNPIENHMLMCGDTAGMIHPLCGNGMSMAIRSAQMASLLIIKFFDGDLKTREALEKAYLKKWNAEFKSRLRLGHVVAKLFSKNKLAEILIQGLKVFPFLLPYIIKRTHGKMMEVK from the coding sequence TTGAAAACAAATCCCTCAACTTTCGATATTATTATTATTGGTGGTGGCTTAGCTGGCTTGACCAGTGCGATTCATTTATCAAAAAATAACAGGAGCGTTTTGCTTATCGAAAAAAACGACTACCCAAAACATAAGGTTTGTGGTGAATATATTTCTAATGAAGTGTTACCCTATTTAGAGGCTTTAGATATAGATGTTTTTAAGCTTAACGCAGAAAAAATCAATCGGTTTGAGCTTTCAACACCAAAAAACAGGGTCATTAAATCCAATTTGCCGCTTGGTGGTTTTGGAATTAGCAGATTCTGCTTAGACTATGCATTAGCCAAAAAGGCGATTCAAAATAAAGCGCGCATTATTCAAGATACCGTGACCGATATTCAGTTTGCGAACGATAGCTTTTCAGTTAAAACAAAACAAGCGACCTACCTTTCAAAAATAGTTATCGGTGCTTATGGTAAACGCGCCAATTTAGACGTACAATTAGAACGGGATTTCATAAAAAACAAGTCTCCTTTTTTGGCCGTTAAAACACATGTTAAAGGCGAATTCCCTGAAGATTTAGTGGCGCTTCATAATTTTGAAGGCGGGTATTGTGGCGTTTCTAAAGTCGAAAATGACACGATTAATTTATGCTATATTACAGATTTTGAAGCCTTTAAAAAATATAAAGACATAGCTGAATTTCAGCAGAAAGTCATTTATAAAAACACGGCTTTAAAAACCATTTTTGAAAACTCGAAACCGCTATTCGACGTCCCTTTAACCATCAGCCAAATTTCATTTGAAACCAAAAACCCTATAGAAAATCACATGCTAATGTGTGGTGATACGGCTGGAATGATTCATCCTTTATGTGGTAATGGCATGAGCATGGCCATTCGTAGTGCACAAATGGCTTCGTTATTAATTATCAAGTTTTTTGATGGAGACCTAAAAACAAGAGAAGCACTTGAAAAGGCGTATCTTAAAAAATGGAATGCTGAGTTTAAGTCACGTTTGAGACTAGGACATGTCGTGGCCAAGTTGTTTAGTAAAAATAAATTGGCCGAAATTTTAATACAAGGCTTAAAAGTGTTTCCTTTTCTCCTACCTTATATTATAAAACGAACCCATGGAAAAATGATGGAAGTAAAATGA
- a CDS encoding 3-oxoacyl-ACP synthase: MNKAENLKQALYNKCTVFTQNRLNTINKTIEELQESLTSETKSSAGDKHETGRAMLQLEREKAGQQLAEVQKVNQLLAKIELFKTSKTVALGSLVFTSKANYFIAISAGEFEVENQKFYAIAANTPIAQLLLGKTINDDITFRDQNFKITDVI, from the coding sequence ATGAATAAAGCCGAAAACTTAAAACAAGCGCTTTATAATAAATGCACTGTGTTTACTCAAAACCGATTAAATACAATCAATAAAACCATTGAAGAACTGCAGGAATCTTTAACCTCTGAGACCAAAAGTAGTGCTGGTGATAAACACGAAACGGGTCGCGCGATGTTGCAACTCGAGCGTGAAAAAGCAGGACAGCAGTTGGCTGAAGTTCAGAAAGTGAATCAGTTGTTAGCAAAAATAGAGCTGTTTAAAACATCAAAAACAGTGGCTCTAGGTAGCCTTGTTTTTACCTCTAAAGCCAATTATTTTATTGCAATAAGTGCTGGAGAATTTGAGGTTGAAAATCAAAAATTCTATGCCATCGCGGCAAATACGCCAATTGCGCAATTATTATTAGGTAAAACTATTAATGATGACATCACCTTTAGAGACCAGAATTTTAAGATTACCGACGTTATCTAA
- the mtgA gene encoding monofunctional biosynthetic peptidoglycan transglycosylase: MFIKVLRCIVKTMLWFLMISVGLVICFKWVPVPITPLMVIRGFESGSSKTLKHDWEPIENISENLQLAVICSEDQNFVKHNGFDLIAIEKAYKNNKKGRRVKGASSISQQTAKNVFLWPQRSWLRKGLEAYFTFLIELFWSKERIMEVYLNSIEMGNGVYGAEAAAQHWFKKSASKLSKYEASAIAAILPNPRRYKANPASNYIALRKAWIMNQMHFYGVLTYNNKDE, encoded by the coding sequence ATGTTTATAAAAGTACTCAGGTGTATTGTTAAAACGATGCTATGGTTTCTTATGATATCTGTTGGACTGGTTATATGTTTTAAATGGGTGCCTGTACCCATTACGCCTTTAATGGTCATTAGGGGTTTTGAATCGGGCAGCTCTAAAACCTTAAAACACGATTGGGAACCCATAGAAAACATTTCAGAAAACTTACAGTTAGCGGTCATTTGTAGTGAAGATCAAAACTTTGTAAAACACAATGGGTTCGATTTAATAGCCATTGAAAAAGCGTATAAAAACAATAAAAAAGGCAGACGCGTAAAAGGGGCTAGTAGTATTAGTCAGCAAACAGCTAAAAATGTGTTTTTATGGCCACAACGCAGTTGGTTACGTAAAGGGTTAGAAGCTTATTTCACCTTTTTAATTGAATTATTTTGGTCTAAAGAGCGTATTATGGAAGTGTATTTAAACAGCATAGAAATGGGAAACGGGGTTTATGGCGCAGAAGCTGCTGCGCAACATTGGTTTAAAAAGTCAGCGTCGAAACTGTCAAAATATGAGGCATCAGCAATTGCAGCCATATTGCCTAACCCTAGAAGATATAAAGCCAATCCCGCATCTAATTACATCGCTCTTAGAAAAGCCTGGATTATGAATCAGATGCATTTTTATGGTGTTTTAACGTATAACAATAAAGATGAATAA
- a CDS encoding FAD-binding oxidoreductase: MNLSYWEIKSWLTNIDYTIVGSGIVGLNCALQLKIRFPKANILILEKGILPQGASTKNAGFACFGSLSEIIDDLKTHSEQEVIELVKKRVNGLQRLRQNLGDKTIDYQQLGGYELFAENEALFEHCLAQKEHINNLLKPVFKASVFSLKENVFGFENIKKDYSFNQFEGQIDTGKMMEALLQKVLSKGIKILNNVFVKRFSEDHNAVKIETDQFSFSTSKLLIATNGFASVLNIPEVKPARAQVLITKPIKNLAIKGTFHLDEGYYYFRNINDRILFGGGRHLDFKAEETTVLLQTKLVQNKLEELLKTTILPKTPFEIDQRWSGIMGVGNQKKPILKQLSNHVYCGVRLGGMGVAIGSLVGEELANLIE, encoded by the coding sequence ATGAATCTATCCTACTGGGAAATAAAATCATGGCTTACTAATATAGATTATACTATTGTTGGTAGCGGCATTGTGGGGCTAAACTGCGCCTTGCAATTAAAAATACGCTTTCCCAAAGCCAACATACTTATTCTAGAAAAAGGCATATTGCCTCAAGGCGCCAGTACAAAAAATGCTGGTTTTGCCTGTTTTGGTAGTCTTAGTGAAATCATAGATGATCTTAAAACACATAGCGAACAAGAGGTTATAGAATTAGTAAAAAAAAGGGTCAACGGACTCCAAAGATTAAGACAAAATTTAGGTGATAAAACAATAGACTATCAGCAATTAGGCGGTTACGAGTTGTTTGCTGAAAATGAAGCTTTGTTTGAGCATTGTTTAGCACAAAAAGAGCATATAAATAACTTACTAAAACCCGTTTTTAAGGCTTCCGTTTTTAGTTTAAAAGAGAACGTATTTGGCTTTGAAAACATAAAAAAAGACTACAGTTTTAATCAATTTGAAGGACAAATTGACACTGGGAAAATGATGGAAGCCTTACTACAAAAAGTACTGTCCAAAGGCATTAAAATCCTTAATAATGTTTTCGTTAAGCGTTTTTCAGAAGACCATAATGCAGTTAAAATTGAAACAGATCAATTTAGTTTTTCTACGTCAAAGCTATTAATAGCCACCAATGGCTTTGCTTCTGTTTTAAATATTCCTGAAGTAAAACCAGCTAGAGCTCAAGTGCTAATTACAAAACCCATTAAAAACTTAGCTATAAAAGGTACCTTTCATTTAGATGAAGGCTATTATTATTTTAGAAACATCAATGATAGAATCCTTTTTGGAGGTGGGCGTCATCTGGATTTTAAAGCGGAAGAAACCACAGTGCTTTTACAAACAAAGCTAGTTCAAAACAAACTAGAAGAACTTCTTAAAACCACAATCTTACCGAAGACACCTTTTGAAATTGACCAACGATGGAGCGGCATTATGGGGGTTGGCAATCAAAAAAAACCAATCTTAAAACAATTAAGCAACCATGTGTATTGCGGGGTGCGCTTAGGGGGAATGGGTGTTGCCATTGGTAGTTTAGTTGGAGAAGAACTCGCAAATCTAATAGAATAA